From the Desulfovibrio sp. UIB00 genome, one window contains:
- a CDS encoding (deoxy)nucleoside triphosphate pyrophosphohydrolase — protein MQHIEVAAGIIWRGKRFLASQRLSDKPLEGYWEFPGGKLEAGESPEDALKRELAEELGVGVRQAVFWKSLDHEYVERGFSVRLYFFHVTEFVGEPCGEEGQNLRWVEPQEAFALGFLPADAVVLEELIARQPSIL, from the coding sequence ATGCAACATATAGAAGTAGCTGCGGGCATCATCTGGCGGGGCAAGAGGTTTCTGGCCAGCCAGCGCCTCAGCGACAAGCCTCTTGAAGGGTACTGGGAGTTTCCCGGCGGCAAGCTCGAAGCCGGGGAAAGTCCCGAAGACGCCCTCAAACGCGAACTGGCTGAAGAGCTTGGCGTGGGCGTGCGTCAGGCCGTGTTCTGGAAAAGCCTTGACCATGAGTATGTGGAGCGCGGCTTCAGTGTTCGGCTGTATTTTTTTCATGTCACCGAATTTGTGGGCGAACCCTGTGGCGAAGAAGGGCAAAATCTACGGTGGGTCGAGCCGCAGGAAGCCTTTGCCCTCGGCTTTTTGCCTGCCGATGCCGTGGTGCTTGAAGAACTCATAGCGAGGCAACCGAGCATTCTTTGA
- a CDS encoding ATP-binding cassette domain-containing protein — MKITIQELSKAFGGRDILSNFSLEVDSGVRLCVCGPNGTGKSTLLRLLAGVESPDGGRVILPRGCRLGFVEQELSEASLETPLLTYVLDVLHDWSDFWAEWEEAAASKDESRLTSLMHRQGELEALYGYNPEHRAKAVLSGLGFAENKWNRTLRELSGGWRERAKLARVLTAGADVLLLDEPTNHLDVEAVEWLESFLMDFSGALVFVAHDRVFMDNVGTHVLYLGLSKPVFRKATYTQFLTLQDEYNAQREREARALKEDLDRKMAFVERFRAKATKARQAGSRMKMAKKLEKELEDYRPEPKRKELNFSWPEAPHSEKIVLSAADLEFHFGDGKTMWPPLTLTLFRGQRVALVGHNGCGKSTLLKLLAGTLERCGGNVVTASQMRMGYYTQHQMDTLRGDTTVLGEIRRLSDPRTTEEELMSVLGLFMLGQDYFERQVSALSGGEKSRLVLATLFLKRCNFLLLDEPTNHLDLESREALVSALQKFNGTLLMVAHDRWLLSQVGAEAWELNENGLTIFPDFASYDENRRARQNGLGESPQSAANASGNNARQADAPAAQPLSRDEQKRIKREQADRRNALHKELKPLQSRYEALETELASVLDQQALVEGQLADPDVYADHARSSDLLKTFESCKQRSEAILEEMTTLEEGMTAVREKWNVEQD, encoded by the coding sequence GTGAAGATCACCATACAGGAACTTTCCAAGGCATTTGGCGGACGGGACATTCTCAGCAACTTCTCGCTGGAAGTGGATTCCGGCGTGCGGCTGTGCGTTTGCGGGCCCAACGGTACAGGCAAATCCACCTTGCTGCGCCTTTTGGCCGGGGTGGAAAGCCCTGACGGCGGGCGGGTAATTCTGCCACGTGGCTGCCGCCTGGGTTTTGTGGAGCAGGAGCTTTCAGAGGCATCCCTCGAAACGCCGCTGCTGACCTACGTGCTGGACGTGCTGCACGACTGGAGCGATTTTTGGGCCGAATGGGAAGAAGCCGCCGCCAGCAAGGACGAGTCTCGTCTGACCTCCCTGATGCACCGTCAGGGCGAGCTTGAGGCTCTTTACGGTTACAATCCCGAGCACCGGGCCAAGGCCGTGCTTTCCGGGCTGGGCTTTGCCGAAAACAAGTGGAACCGCACCTTGCGCGAACTCTCCGGCGGCTGGCGCGAGCGCGCCAAGCTGGCCCGCGTGCTTACCGCCGGCGCCGATGTGCTGCTGCTGGACGAACCCACCAACCATCTCGACGTGGAAGCCGTGGAATGGCTGGAGTCCTTCCTTATGGACTTCAGCGGCGCGCTGGTATTTGTGGCCCACGACCGTGTGTTCATGGACAATGTCGGCACGCACGTTCTCTACCTCGGGCTGTCCAAGCCCGTGTTCCGCAAGGCCACCTACACGCAGTTTCTGACACTTCAGGACGAATACAACGCCCAGCGTGAGCGTGAAGCCCGCGCCCTCAAGGAAGACCTTGACCGCAAGATGGCCTTTGTAGAGCGTTTTCGCGCCAAGGCCACCAAGGCCCGTCAGGCGGGTTCCCGGATGAAGATGGCCAAAAAGCTCGAAAAAGAGCTGGAAGACTACAGACCGGAACCCAAGCGCAAAGAGCTGAATTTCAGCTGGCCCGAAGCTCCGCATTCAGAAAAGATTGTTCTGTCTGCTGCGGACCTGGAATTTCATTTTGGCGACGGCAAAACCATGTGGCCGCCCCTGACCCTGACCCTGTTCCGTGGGCAGCGGGTGGCGCTGGTGGGGCACAACGGCTGCGGCAAGTCCACCTTGCTCAAGCTGCTGGCCGGTACGCTGGAGCGGTGCGGCGGCAATGTGGTTACAGCATCGCAAATGCGCATGGGCTACTATACCCAGCATCAGATGGACACCTTGCGGGGCGATACCACAGTGCTTGGCGAGATCCGCCGTCTTTCAGATCCGCGCACCACTGAAGAAGAACTGATGAGCGTTCTCGGGCTCTTCATGCTGGGGCAGGATTATTTTGAACGGCAGGTGAGCGCCCTTTCAGGCGGCGAAAAAAGCCGCCTTGTGCTGGCAACGCTGTTTTTGAAGCGCTGCAATTTTCTGCTGCTGGACGAACCCACCAACCATCTTGACCTCGAAAGCCGCGAAGCCCTGGTGAGCGCGCTACAGAAGTTTAACGGCACCCTGCTCATGGTGGCGCATGACCGCTGGCTGCTTTCGCAGGTCGGGGCCGAAGCGTGGGAACTCAACGAAAACGGGCTGACCATATTCCCCGATTTTGCCTCGTACGACGAGAACCGCCGTGCCCGTCAGAACGGTTTGGGCGAAAGCCCCCAGAGTGCCGCCAATGCATCGGGCAACAACGCCCGGCAGGCGGACGCGCCCGCCGCGCAGCCTTTGTCGCGCGATGAACAGAAGCGCATCAAACGCGAGCAGGCCGACAGGCGCAATGCTCTGCACAAGGAGCTGAAGCCCCTGCAAAGCCGTTACGAAGCACTGGAAACAGAGCTTGCCTCGGTGCTTGACCAGCAAGCCCTTGTGGAAGGCCAGCTGGCCGACCCGGATGTGTACGCCGACCACGCCCGTTCCAGCGATCTGCTCAAGACCTTTGAATCGTGCAAACAGCGTAGCGAAGCCATTCTGGAAGAAATGACCACACTTGAAGAAGGCATGACGGCTGTGCGGGAGAAGTGGAACGTGGAGCAGGATTGA
- a CDS encoding NAD(P)-dependent oxidoreductase, which yields MTESAVYTPHLAGKKVLLTGGTGFVGRHLLPQLLEAGAQVTCLTRAASRTGHLPAGVETVQADLSTGQGLAEALHSKDVVIHMAALLFGLGWQDYLRANALAARSMANAITSLSREGKLGADFRFVLVSSLAATGPSGTAPGVDDATPPAPVSAYGWSKMLTEQVLGRALGQSLVTLRPPIIYGSGDKGLLPVFQGVMRAHVAVSPGSGREFPVSALHADDMAQAVLCACRPEASGVYHLSDGEAYTMSGFCRVMGAAVDKALGRAPRSVRIVRMPLPVMACTAGLSTAFAVAADAVSRRLLGRGLRRAPAWNLDKYREARQAGWLCDNSRICRELGFAPRVSLEAGMTEAIDGYRREGWL from the coding sequence ATGACTGAAAGCGCCGTATATACGCCGCATCTGGCGGGTAAAAAAGTGCTGCTTACGGGCGGCACTGGTTTTGTGGGGCGGCATCTGCTGCCGCAACTGCTGGAAGCCGGAGCGCAGGTCACCTGCCTCACTCGGGCTGCCTCGCGCACCGGGCATCTGCCTGCGGGCGTGGAAACAGTCCAGGCCGATCTGAGCACGGGTCAGGGGCTTGCAGAAGCCCTGCACAGCAAGGATGTGGTCATTCACATGGCAGCCCTGCTTTTTGGCCTTGGCTGGCAGGATTATCTGCGGGCCAACGCCCTTGCCGCCCGCAGCATGGCCAACGCCATTACAAGCCTTTCCCGAGAGGGAAAGCTGGGTGCGGACTTTCGTTTTGTGCTGGTTTCAAGCCTCGCGGCAACCGGCCCTTCCGGCACGGCCCCCGGTGTGGACGATGCCACGCCGCCTGCGCCGGTTTCCGCCTACGGCTGGTCAAAAATGCTGACAGAGCAGGTACTTGGGCGCGCTCTTGGGCAAAGCCTCGTAACACTGCGCCCCCCCATCATCTATGGCTCGGGCGACAAGGGGCTGCTGCCAGTATTTCAGGGGGTTATGCGTGCCCATGTGGCCGTGAGTCCTGGCTCCGGGCGTGAATTTCCGGTCAGCGCCCTACATGCAGACGACATGGCTCAGGCCGTGCTGTGCGCTTGCAGGCCCGAAGCCAGCGGCGTGTATCATCTGAGTGACGGCGAGGCCTATACCATGTCCGGCTTTTGCCGGGTCATGGGCGCAGCGGTGGACAAGGCCCTTGGCCGCGCACCCCGCAGCGTGCGCATAGTTCGCATGCCTTTGCCTGTCATGGCTTGTACTGCCGGGCTGTCCACGGCCTTTGCCGTGGCTGCCGATGCCGTGTCCCGCCGCCTTTTGGGGCGTGGGCTGCGGCGCGCCCCGGCCTGGAATCTGGACAAATACCGTGAAGCCCGTCAGGCCGGGTGGCTGTGCGACAACAGCCGCATCTGCCGCGAACTGGGCTTTGCGCCGCGCGTGAGCCTTGAGGCAGGCATGACCGAAGCCATCGACGGCTACCGCCGCGAGGGCTGGTTGTGA
- a CDS encoding dihydroorotate dehydrogenase: MDLSVTLKGQTHDLTLKNPVLTASGTFGYGLEFASYGDLASLGGLVAKGLSLLPRQGNPTPRIVETTAGMLNAVGLQNDGVEVFCQDKLPRLPWQETAVIANIYAGSVDEFAELAARLNAEEGVAALEVNVSCPNVKEGGVLFGQDPALAAQVTAAVRRAAPGKHVMVKLSPNVTDIALMARSVEDAGADSISCINTLLGMSVDLNSRKPSLANVVGGLSGPAIKPVALRCVWQVARAVNIPVIGIGGIVTAEDALEFLLVGARAVQVGTGNFMRPDCAFALAEELPALCEKLGIEDLGAYCGSLDLD, encoded by the coding sequence ATGGATCTTTCCGTCACACTCAAGGGGCAGACGCACGATCTGACCCTTAAGAACCCTGTGCTCACGGCTTCAGGCACCTTCGGCTACGGGCTGGAGTTTGCCTCTTACGGCGATCTTGCCTCGCTTGGCGGTCTGGTAGCCAAGGGTCTTTCCCTGTTGCCGCGCCAGGGCAACCCCACGCCGCGCATTGTGGAAACCACCGCAGGCATGCTCAATGCCGTTGGTCTGCAAAATGACGGAGTCGAGGTTTTCTGCCAAGACAAGCTGCCCCGCCTGCCCTGGCAGGAAACAGCCGTTATCGCCAATATTTACGCCGGTTCGGTGGATGAATTCGCCGAACTTGCCGCCCGTCTCAATGCTGAGGAAGGCGTTGCCGCCCTTGAGGTGAACGTCTCCTGCCCCAACGTCAAGGAAGGCGGCGTGCTGTTTGGACAGGATCCGGCGCTTGCCGCCCAGGTTACGGCTGCCGTGCGCCGCGCCGCGCCGGGCAAGCACGTTATGGTCAAGCTTTCGCCCAACGTGACGGATATCGCCCTTATGGCCCGCAGCGTCGAAGACGCGGGCGCGGACAGTATTTCGTGCATCAACACACTGCTCGGCATGTCTGTTGATCTGAACAGCCGCAAGCCCTCGCTGGCCAACGTGGTGGGCGGGCTTTCCGGCCCAGCCATCAAGCCCGTGGCCCTGCGCTGCGTGTGGCAGGTGGCCCGGGCCGTGAATATCCCCGTTATCGGTATTGGCGGTATTGTCACCGCCGAGGACGCACTGGAATTTTTACTGGTGGGCGCGCGCGCCGTGCAGGTTGGCACGGGCAACTTCATGCGGCCCGACTGTGCCTTTGCCCTGGCAGAGGAACTCCCCGCCCTGTGTGAAAAGCTGGGCATTGAAGACCTGGGCGCTTATTGCGGCAGCCTGGATTTGGACTAA
- a CDS encoding dihydroorotate dehydrogenase electron transfer subunit produces the protein MSQTSSCELDVLDLVPFGQTGNESRFFALRLSRPEWTRWRPGQFVMIRPRNFGLDIPWARPLGICHMTSRHMICFFQVRGKGTRRMSELRSGDKVRVWGPLGNGFAVEPDTPTLLLAGGMGIVPFVGYVSEHPKPWNVSMLFGHREHISCYPVDSINEHVPLDSLREAESGDLDDFIFTIQERMSEYAEQKGLVLACGPTPFMRTVQKFAAELGVRCQVSLENRMACGVGACLGCVTKTTEAWPVEAKREGLVQVCNHGPVFWSDQVEL, from the coding sequence ATGTCACAAACATCTTCTTGCGAGCTTGATGTTCTCGATCTTGTGCCTTTTGGGCAGACCGGCAACGAAAGCCGCTTTTTTGCGTTGCGCCTCTCCCGCCCCGAGTGGACTCGGTGGCGGCCAGGGCAGTTTGTCATGATCCGGCCCCGAAATTTCGGGCTGGATATCCCTTGGGCGCGTCCCCTTGGCATCTGCCATATGACCTCCCGGCATATGATCTGCTTTTTCCAGGTGCGCGGTAAAGGCACGCGGCGCATGTCCGAGCTGCGCTCCGGCGACAAGGTGCGCGTGTGGGGGCCGCTGGGCAACGGGTTTGCCGTTGAACCGGACACCCCGACCCTGCTGCTGGCAGGCGGCATGGGCATAGTGCCCTTTGTGGGCTACGTGAGCGAGCATCCCAAACCGTGGAATGTGTCCATGTTGTTTGGCCACCGCGAGCACATCAGCTGCTATCCTGTGGACAGCATCAACGAGCATGTGCCGCTGGACAGCCTGCGCGAAGCGGAATCCGGCGATCTGGACGACTTTATTTTTACCATTCAGGAGCGCATGAGCGAATACGCCGAGCAGAAGGGTCTTGTGCTTGCCTGCGGGCCTACGCCCTTTATGCGCACCGTGCAGAAATTTGCCGCCGAGCTTGGCGTTCGCTGCCAGGTTTCGCTTGAAAACCGCATGGCCTGCGGCGTGGGCGCGTGCCTTGGCTGCGTGACCAAAACCACAGAAGCCTGGCCGGTTGAAGCAAAGCGCGAAGGGCTGGTGCAGGTGTGCAACCACGGCCCGGTATTCTGGTCGGATCAGGTAGAACTGTAG
- a CDS encoding Xaa-Pro peptidase family protein: MSDIFASRRENLRRAMRMRGLDAMLVSQAANRFYLSGFELHDPQFNESAGRLVITSDGHDWLATDGRYLDAASRIWDRERIFIYGGSAARELHGLLRRCGSRIGIEANGVSLAFARDLNGAASGLYFEAADGMVERLRRIKEPCEIAALEKSFALNHKLMQWVESQLEPGRTEAHISWLIERFFRENGASELAFANIVAVGKNAALPHAIPGQDAVTDNCPVLVDVGCRVENYCSDQTRTFWVGTAPTDEFRRALDLTRQAQTSAIEGMRPGMPLRAAYALAHDVFAKAGVANAFTHGLGHGVGLETHEAPSLSPRAEGILEPGMVVTVEPGLYYPKWGGIRWEYTVLVEEDGVRIL, encoded by the coding sequence ATGAGTGACATTTTCGCTTCCCGCCGTGAAAACCTCCGGCGCGCCATGCGCATGCGCGGGCTTGACGCAATGCTCGTCAGCCAGGCTGCCAACAGGTTTTATCTTTCCGGTTTTGAACTGCATGATCCACAGTTTAACGAAAGCGCAGGCAGGCTTGTCATCACGTCTGATGGGCACGACTGGCTGGCGACAGACGGTCGTTATCTGGACGCCGCCTCGCGCATCTGGGATCGCGAACGCATCTTCATATATGGCGGCAGCGCAGCGCGCGAACTGCACGGTTTGCTCAGGCGCTGCGGCAGCCGCATAGGCATTGAGGCTAACGGCGTCAGTCTGGCCTTTGCCCGCGACCTGAATGGCGCTGCCTCCGGCCTGTATTTCGAAGCGGCTGACGGCATGGTCGAGCGCCTGCGCCGCATCAAGGAACCCTGCGAAATCGCAGCGCTGGAAAAATCCTTTGCGCTCAACCACAAGCTGATGCAATGGGTTGAGAGCCAGCTGGAGCCGGGACGCACAGAGGCCCACATAAGCTGGCTCATCGAGCGCTTTTTTCGTGAAAATGGCGCTTCGGAGCTTGCCTTTGCCAACATTGTGGCCGTGGGTAAAAACGCCGCCCTGCCCCATGCCATCCCAGGTCAGGATGCTGTCACAGACAACTGCCCGGTTCTGGTCGATGTGGGTTGCCGCGTTGAGAACTACTGCTCTGACCAGACCCGCACTTTCTGGGTGGGCACTGCACCCACTGACGAGTTCCGCCGTGCGCTCGACCTCACCCGGCAGGCACAGACATCGGCCATAGAGGGCATGCGCCCCGGTATGCCTTTGCGCGCAGCCTATGCGCTGGCACATGATGTTTTTGCCAAAGCTGGCGTCGCCAATGCCTTTACTCATGGCCTTGGGCACGGTGTGGGCCTTGAAACCCACGAAGCCCCCAGCCTTTCGCCACGCGCTGAGGGCATTCTGGAACCTGGCATGGTTGTGACCGTTGAACCTGGCCTCTACTACCCCAAATGGGGCGGCATTCGCTGGGAATACACCGTACTGGTCGAAGAAGACGGCGTCAGGATCCTCTAA
- the aroL gene encoding shikimate kinase AroL translates to MSILFLVGARASGKTTIGKALSRSLGLPFADTDQHLLHRAGLTVEQIVAAEGWPGFRSRESLALQEVSDAHPAGCVVSTGGGMVLAEENRLLMRQRGMVIFLDAPVQILAERLCRNPVNSQRPSLTGKGLIEEIGQILDERRHLYEQAAHHIVDASQPMPAVCRHIEQLWQERKPQDYAKA, encoded by the coding sequence ATGAGCATTCTCTTTCTGGTGGGTGCGCGAGCTTCGGGCAAAACCACCATAGGCAAGGCGCTTTCCAGAAGCCTCGGCCTGCCATTTGCCGACACCGATCAGCATTTGCTGCACCGGGCGGGCCTTACTGTGGAGCAGATTGTGGCTGCAGAGGGCTGGCCCGGCTTCCGCAGCCGGGAAAGTCTGGCCTTACAGGAAGTGTCGGACGCGCACCCCGCTGGCTGTGTTGTCTCCACCGGGGGCGGCATGGTGCTGGCGGAAGAAAATCGCCTCCTCATGCGGCAGCGCGGCATGGTCATTTTTCTCGATGCCCCGGTGCAAATCCTTGCCGAAAGGCTGTGCCGCAACCCTGTCAACAGTCAGCGCCCTTCGCTGACCGGCAAGGGACTCATTGAGGAAATCGGCCAGATTCTGGACGAGCGGCGGCATCTTTATGAACAGGCCGCCCACCACATAGTTGACGCATCTCAGCCCATGCCCGCTGTCTGCCGACACATAGAGCAGCTCTGGCAGGAGCGGAAACCGCAGGATTACGCGAAGGCATGA
- a CDS encoding glycosyltransferase, giving the protein MVLPAWNAAHTLGATLQSLLEQHPAPDAPLPEFEIIVADDGSTDDTREVLKYWVNSARCGHRLRVLHLPHGGIVAALNAGLAVARGSFIARMDADDTAQPLRIATQAAHLFNNPQLNVSATCVAFGGDRATAHGFAHFVDWQNSLLTHDQISRARFRDTPLCHPSVMFRRKCVDKWGAYRDGDFAEDWELWLRWLHHGAVMEKLPHEMLVWNDAPTRATRADSRYARTACDWLRARWLARWLEEHNPFHPHVWVIGGGRVARQRLAPLWMLGPRPAAYIDIDPRKIGNCVNGVPVLGRSALPKPGHCLILNALTAHGAAEEAGLWLSQTGHEQQEWLLV; this is encoded by the coding sequence GTGGTCCTGCCAGCTTGGAATGCGGCCCACACGCTGGGCGCAACCCTGCAAAGCCTGCTCGAACAGCACCCCGCCCCTGACGCACCCTTGCCCGAATTCGAAATTATTGTTGCTGATGATGGCTCAACCGACGACACCCGTGAGGTTCTGAAATACTGGGTCAACTCCGCTCGTTGCGGTCACAGATTACGGGTATTGCACCTGCCACACGGCGGCATTGTGGCAGCGCTTAATGCAGGCCTTGCCGTGGCGCGCGGTTCGTTTATAGCGCGCATGGATGCGGATGACACGGCGCAGCCCTTGCGCATTGCCACGCAGGCGGCGCATCTTTTCAACAATCCGCAACTCAACGTCTCGGCAACCTGCGTAGCTTTTGGCGGAGACCGCGCAACAGCACACGGCTTTGCCCACTTTGTGGACTGGCAGAACAGCCTGCTCACACATGACCAGATCAGCCGCGCGCGTTTTCGGGATACGCCCTTGTGCCATCCTTCGGTCATGTTTCGCAGGAAATGCGTGGACAAATGGGGCGCATACCGTGACGGCGACTTCGCCGAAGACTGGGAGCTATGGCTGCGCTGGCTCCACCACGGCGCGGTGATGGAAAAGCTGCCGCACGAAATGCTGGTGTGGAATGACGCCCCCACCCGCGCCACCCGGGCAGACAGCAGATACGCGCGCACCGCCTGCGACTGGCTGCGGGCACGGTGGCTGGCCCGTTGGCTTGAGGAACACAACCCCTTTCATCCTCATGTCTGGGTAATCGGCGGCGGGCGTGTAGCCCGGCAACGCCTGGCCCCCTTGTGGATGTTGGGCCCAAGACCAGCTGCTTACATTGATATAGATCCCAGAAAGATCGGCAACTGCGTAAACGGCGTTCCTGTTCTGGGACGCAGTGCGCTGCCCAAGCCCGGGCATTGCCTAATTCTCAATGCTCTTACGGCCCACGGCGCAGCTGAAGAGGCTGGCCTGTGGCTTTCGCAAACAGGGCATGAGCAGCAGGAGTGGCTCCTGGTTTGA
- a CDS encoding ATP synthase F0 subunit B has product MLDLNVTLLFQLANFFIAIYVLNILLIRPIREIIKKRNGVMDDMAEEAGSFEYQAGERLTNYEAELARARQDAGSNREAGRAAGVAEQQKLVGEAQQSARDILAETRASLQAQAAETLAALRKQVGEFSTRLADRLIKG; this is encoded by the coding sequence ATGCTGGACCTAAACGTCACTCTTCTTTTTCAGCTGGCGAATTTCTTTATCGCCATTTATGTGCTTAACATCCTCCTGATTCGCCCCATCCGCGAAATCATCAAAAAGCGCAACGGCGTCATGGATGACATGGCCGAGGAAGCCGGTTCTTTCGAGTACCAGGCTGGCGAACGGCTCACCAACTATGAGGCCGAACTGGCCCGCGCCCGTCAGGACGCAGGCAGCAACCGTGAGGCTGGCCGCGCCGCAGGCGTGGCCGAACAGCAGAAGCTGGTGGGCGAAGCTCAGCAAAGCGCCCGCGATATTCTGGCTGAAACCCGCGCCTCGCTGCAGGCACAGGCTGCGGAAACCCTTGCTGCGTTGCGCAAGCAGGTGGGTGAATTTTCCACCCGTCTGGCTGACCGCCTCATCAAGGGCTAG
- a CDS encoding ATP synthase F0 subunit B → MSRWKHAGFILPLVIAFAALVVIPAGAMASEGHAAPRWGDFGWRVLNFVIFAGILWYFVGGLAKRFFKNRREGIKNALDDLDERRKTAKEQLASVETRIANLNAEREAILAESRQQAEALKQGIVEEAHRQAAQIVEQARLTAENEGRAIFAEVRASIADEIVNAAEKALSSKLNAAEHDKLIANSLNKVVLH, encoded by the coding sequence TTGAGCAGATGGAAACACGCGGGGTTTATCCTGCCGCTCGTTATTGCCTTTGCCGCGCTGGTGGTCATTCCTGCGGGAGCCATGGCTTCTGAAGGGCATGCAGCGCCGCGTTGGGGCGACTTCGGCTGGCGCGTGCTCAACTTCGTAATTTTTGCCGGCATCCTCTGGTACTTCGTTGGCGGGCTGGCCAAGCGTTTCTTTAAGAACCGCCGCGAAGGCATCAAGAATGCGCTGGACGATCTTGACGAACGTCGCAAGACGGCCAAGGAGCAGCTGGCCTCGGTAGAGACCCGCATTGCCAACCTTAATGCTGAACGCGAGGCCATCTTGGCCGAGAGCCGCCAGCAGGCCGAAGCCCTCAAGCAGGGCATTGTGGAAGAGGCTCACCGCCAGGCCGCTCAGATTGTGGAGCAGGCGCGCCTTACGGCGGAAAATGAAGGCCGCGCGATCTTTGCTGAAGTGCGCGCCTCCATTGCCGATGAGATCGTGAACGCCGCCGAGAAAGCTCTGAGCTCAAAGCTCAATGCGGCCGAACACGACAAGCTTATCGCCAACTCCCTTAACAAGGTGGTGCTCCATTGA
- the atpH gene encoding ATP synthase F1 subunit delta, with translation MINTVVARRYANAIFALGKKDGDAALSSRGDCLASLGEMLAAAPGLDLTLKSPVIGVSEKKAVLDKLLTKLKADETMRNFCFLLADKERLAFLSEIAAWYGKLLDEAKGIIRGQCITAVQLSADKKSKLKDTLQQKAGTDIELTFAVDKDILGGMVLKMGDRVLDASLRAQLGILRETFKRGE, from the coding sequence TTGATTAACACCGTGGTTGCACGCAGGTATGCCAACGCAATTTTTGCGCTTGGCAAAAAGGATGGGGATGCAGCCCTGAGCTCGCGTGGCGATTGCCTGGCGTCTCTTGGTGAAATGCTTGCCGCCGCGCCTGGGCTTGACCTTACCCTGAAAAGCCCTGTTATCGGCGTAAGCGAAAAGAAGGCAGTTCTCGACAAACTGCTGACCAAGCTCAAGGCTGACGAAACCATGCGCAACTTCTGCTTTCTGCTTGCAGATAAGGAAAGGCTTGCCTTTCTGAGCGAGATTGCAGCGTGGTACGGCAAACTGCTGGACGAGGCCAAGGGTATCATCCGTGGCCAATGCATAACCGCAGTACAACTTTCCGCAGACAAAAAGTCTAAGCTCAAGGATACCTTGCAACAGAAAGCGGGCACCGATATTGAGCTGACCTTTGCCGTGGACAAAGACATACTAGGGGGTATGGTGCTCAAAATGGGTGACCGGGTGCTGGACGCAAGTCTGCGCGCGCAGTTGGGAATCCTTCGGGAGACATTCAAGAGGGGTGAATAG